From the Populus nigra chromosome 13, ddPopNigr1.1, whole genome shotgun sequence genome, the window ACTATAAGCTACAAACTACAACAatctcttaaataatatataatgggAACAACAATGGTAAGTTGATGCCAAATACATCATACTAGTATATTAACCCATGCTCCGTAACAAATCaataccaatttttttaaaatataaaaaaatatattaagagtaCAGAGAATGCATTAAACATCTCGAGTCTTACATCTATATTAGATTTAAGTGCCTTGAGTCTAATAGACTTGCCAAATCTAAGTAACTTAGATTTGATAGCCTTGCCAGACACACCAAACCCAAGCACCTGGGCTAGCAACCATGCTAGGTCTGTCCCTAGGTCTGGCACCAAACATGGTTGCTAGAGCTAGGTCTGTCCCTAGGTCTGGCACCAAACATGGTTGCTAGAGCCAAGGCGTTTGAGTAAGTAGCTTAGGTCTGGTATTTTTTTGGGCTTGGCCTGACATGggtcaatttgaaaaaattttaaaaaaatatttgaaattttaatatttcatatgaaaatattaaaaaacaatctatgtgaatataaattaagactatttcaaaaggttttttttatcttacattgaaaaaatataacttttttcttgtgaacataaagagagagtatgtgtgtgtgtgtgtatatatatatatattaatggacTTCAAATcttatattgaaaatataaaatatttttttagtatttatacaATAAACTTAGATATGGGTTAATAactaactgaaaaaaataaaaaaaaggggtctCTGACTAGGggaaaaacacatttgaaaaaaaaaatttatatcgaGTTCTGCTGGGTCATCCGGGTCTCGGGTTGACCCACCGTGTCGAGTCGGGTTTCATAACTATgcttaaaacaataaaaaatgagctTGAGAGcattaattataacttatgCCGTTCTTCTCTAGTTCAATAAAACCAAttaattgattcttaaaatttcaaaatatagatTTAAGTTTGCTTTTGCAttgttatttttgaatattttttaattttatttttgactcaGGCGCCTGGGTCTGACAATCATGCCAAACGCATGCGTCTTTTTTTGAGTGCTAGACCCAAGGCGCTTTGGTCTGGCAACCATGCTAGATCCAAGGCATTTTTGCCAGACCAAGACGCGAGCCAATTGATCACCGACGACAACCCAATCACTATCTATTTACATGCGACACATCATGTGAAAGAGGGCATCGTTGCACATTTAATGAGACAACGAATGATCAAATTTGGCCACCGAGAAGTATCACACACCTTTCTTTAATGGCGCGGATGCCACCCTTTTActgaggaagaaaaagaaaatcaaagaaacattttgtgaaaagataaaaaattaaaagtgaaactaCTATTACAATTCACAATAAAAAGATCTCTTAATCTATATTGATTTTTTCACACCATTTAATTTTGGTTATAATGAAGCTACATAGTACTACGAGGACATTTCAAGAGTTCAAAGAAGTCACAGTGCAGCCATGCTATTGCATCGCAAATTAAAACACAGACTGCACAAACACCATAAGCATCCGGAAAGAGGAAATCTTAGGCAGTTGATAGTGCTGGAGGCTgcagcaccagcaccagcaccagcaccagcaccagcacgCACCTTCCTTTTCAACAACATATCCATCGCGTAGCTTTTGGCTGCACACAGTTCTTCCCTCTATAAAATATGATGGTACCTCTGAACATGGTTCTTCCCTCCACTCAATCTGGCATGGCCAAATTTGCaagaagatttgcaaatgacctTTACAGTTTCGTGCTTCTTTCAGTGCGCATATGCATATTAAGAAGGACACCTCCAAATAATCCTCTTCTGCCATCTTTTTCGTGAAAAAACCGCTGCTCACCAGTCAATCCATGTGGTTTGACCTCAGGACCCTGCATTTTAGGAAATTCATGCCGCTTGAGTCTTTCAATCACTCTGTCTTCCTTAATTTTGGCCTGTGATTGATCCTCACATTCGCTCCTCAATTCTTTTCCATTACATATGCTAGTAATAGAAACATTGATTCCTTCATCTTTTTTGGATGATGCTTTgttcttttatcctttttttttaaatatatttaccaTGGATATATCTTTCATATTTAATGACGCAACTCACATGCAAGTGATCACTCTCAGAAACTAAACCATCATGAAAAAGCTAAGTCTGTTTGAGATTGTAGTAGTGGTTGCGgtttaaagtactttttacttagaaatatattaaaatgatatttttttttatttttataaaattatttttgagatcagtgtatcaaaacgatatgaaaacataaaaaaaaataacttttaataaaaaaattttaaaatttaaaaacaattaatttgatCTACCCTTCTTGATTTTAtgagatagatttttttttttctaaaaacaagttatttaaacaaaaaaaattctactttttaaaattgaatcaaaagaTGTTTAGCTTGTAAGTGagtgtttgatatttttgttttaaaatgtattaaaatatttatttttcgttTTTAATATTAGGATATAAAAACCATCAAACGGAAACATAATCTATGGGACCTTTTGATGGATGAACAATACCATctacaaattcaattaaaaaatgggATTGAGAATTTGATTATCGGATGAGTTCCAATTGGGTGGCAAAATTACAACAACTCTTAGTTTGATACTGATTTTAACTATACTCAATATTTAAGAGACCAAGAGGAGAGATTTATAGATAAGTTGTGATCATACGTGTAAATGTGCACTCTTCTTACCACGTGTTGACCCACCACTCGTTAAAAATAGGAAATCTTGACTTCCTCTTTTTATCAAGTCCAATCAATGTTTGCCACGTCACCTTTACCTCGCGTCCCCATTCTTATTAGCCTGAACTCGCACTTTCCTCTTTCTGTCTCTCCCCTCTGTGTGGCTTCCTGGAACTTTAGCCCTAAATCGatctttgcaatttttttcaagtaagtAAAAATTCTTATCAaggttttaatcttttattagtttatttattcatatattttattttaatctggATTTTATATTAGTTCTTTAAAATGGGTTGTGAGTAATAAATAAAGAACTGATTTTTAATGGGATTGGAGTGTATATTATGGATTAAGAGTCTGTTTGGATTGTGGGGAATCAAGGGAGTGATAAAGTTTTAATCCTTTTTATGGaagtttagattttatttttttaatttctatcatTTTCTTACTTGttgtaattattgttttttatttggatattgGTGGCAATTAGAATtgtgggtttagggttttaatgTGCTTGAATATGAGTTTTGTTTGGTCGCTGAGAAAATGAGCGGAAAAGGGAGAAAAATGTTTTGGTTGTGAGAAAAGTTCACCAGTAAGCAGAAGTTTGAGAGTatcaattttttgtttcttttaatgattGACTGGTCTTGAGTGTTCATTAGTGTGTTTTAATGTTCTGttccttgtttttttgtgtggaaaatttcaatttcaatacatATGCAAATAGTAAGGAAACTATTTGCATATGTATTGAAAGTTCTGTGAGGATACTGAAAGAagaataaagagagagcaaTTTCTTGGGAATAATCTCGTTTTAAGCCTTTCTCATTAAGgttgaaaaataactaattgACAAATACAGGTGCCAACTAACTCAGTCTAGTGAGCATTGTAATAGGTTTGGCATTGAATCCTTAGCTGTACTATAGAATTTCACTAATTGATTTAGGCAAAGTGTTGATCCTGTTGTGACGATTAATTGATACGGGTAATACGTGTATGCTCTATTATGGAAACTTTGTGATTTTAATGCATGAATAGTTGCAATACATGGTCTAGATCTGTTTTTCTTTGCAAATAGAGCTGATCCGATTCGTTGGTGTAAAGATTCAAAGTCTGTACGAACCAGTCTTACAATGAATCGATTTTGGCCACTGCTACTATTTTCGTAGCTTATTCTTAGGTAATAAACTAGAATTTTGCTTgttttagttaaattttataGGAATTGTGTCATAAACAGGTAcgttttgtttttctatgacTAAACAagctttgcttttatttttatctcttagTTCTTCGTAGGGCGCAACTTTGCTTCTTCCTTGGTTCCTAAAACCGCTGTTTGCTAATATAGTGATGAGTCCGTAGACTATAAAGGAGCTACATGATGATGTGGTTACTATATATGCAGAATGCCTTTTGAGGCTGCCTTAGCCCTGCCTACTTCTATTGTCTGTCTTACCATATCTCCAACCATAATCTTTGAACATATTGCTGGAGTCTATCTTGCAAATAGAATAAAAGAGACCTTATTTGTAAGAGACAAGCAATTAGTAACAAGCAAAAAGCGTAATTTTTTCAATAGTGGCAGGGGGTGCCAAGACAATTTCAAAACCCACTTTTGCTCATAGATTGGCCCGACTGTTCATCCTTCCAagtcatttgttttctttttaactctATGACTACATGAGCAAAAATAATGGTTTAGGAAAGAATAATGTTGGAGTTATGAATGTGAAGCAATTAAATGTAACAATGTCAGAGCTAagtttgtttagttttgaagaACTAGAGGTGCCCATTTATagatcaaattcaattaaatattactaTACTTAGCAAATTCTAACTAAATTAGCCAAGAATAAGCTATAAAAATTGACATCAATGAACAAAATTGATTCCTTATAAGACTATTTCATAACCTTTTTGACACATTCTACCAGACAACTCAGCCCAACTCTCTCTTTGCGAAGAAAAATGCATATACACCAGGTAATGCATGTATGCATGCATTACAGCTGTGAAAGAGTCCACAGCATGTATGCGTGACTCAATTGGTACGACTAAGGCTAACACTTACTAGACAAAGGCCATGTGGGTTTTGTTATGAGGAAAGATTGTTAGGCCTTGTTGTTTTATGCCATCTGTGCAATCCCTTTGTTTACCTGGCTCAAAAGAATTGCTAGAGTTTTTAAGTATTCAGTTCATTAAGAACATTATGGCTTAGAGACTGGACCCTCATCCTTTTCATCTCTATTCAAATATATGGCCTTTAATAGCATGTTTTAGCTAATAAGATGTCGTGTGGGCATGAAAGTCATTGAAATTGTTGATGTTGTTTTTGCAGTGGACTTCATCGTGGATAATGATGCTAATGGTGATATAGCTGGAAATGTGGCCGTGGACATTGCTAGGGCTAGAGATGAAAACGAAATCGTTGAAAATTCTGTTGAAGGAGAATTTGAACAGTATGATCATAAAATGGATAAAGAGTCTTTGGCTATAGATATGATCCCAGATGCAGTTCCAGCTATGTCAATGGTTGCTGCAGATGAGCCATACATGGGACAGGAGTTTGATTCTGAAGCATCTGCGCATGCATTTTACAATGCTTATGCCACACGCATAGGATTTGTCATCCGTGTAAGCAAACTTTCTCGATCAAGACGTGATGGATCTGCTATTGGCCGAGCGCTTGTTTGCAATAAAGAGGGCTTCAGAATGCCTGACAAGCGTGAAAAGATTGTAAGACAAAGGGCAGAAACAAGGGTTGGTTGCAGGGCAATGATTTTGGTGAGAAAAGTAAGTTCTGGAAAATGGGTGGTTACAAAGTTTGTGAAGGAGCATACTCATTCCTTGACACCCGGAAAAGCTCGAAGGGATTGCATTTATGATCAATACCCGGTTAGTTCTTGCGCCATTATCATTAAGTTAATATCAGCTGATTGAGTTTTGACATCATAAAGTAATAAATTCAAAGAGTGAAATGATCAAGTTATTTACTGGGATCCAAAAACTTGATAATGAGGTCCTTAAGCATTAAATTAATATCAGTTTAGGAACTTAAGAACCTATGGACCTATATTTTTGCTTTCAATTGGTCCAAAGAACTAGGCAACTAAGAGTTATGCATTCTTTTTGAGATGCTATTAAATTTTGGATgcaatattttaatgttaataagCTGTGCTTGTACGCATCTCGAAGGCTGAAAAATCTCTATGATGTACATGTAATGGCCTTCCACTGGTTTATTTTTGTTGCTGTTACAAccagtgttttttctttccttttcttttgcagaaTGAACACGATAAGATTAGGGAATTATCACAGCAGCTGGCCTTGGAGAAAAAGAGAGCTGCGACCTATAAAAGGCACCTGGAATTGATTTTTGAGCAGATTGAGGAACATAACGAGAGTCTATCAAAGAAGATCCAACATATAGTACACAGTGTGAGGGGCATGGAAAACAAACCACAGCAGAGTCAGACATAGTTCCAGCATTATTTGTTCCAGAGCACACAGTTCATAATGGTATACAGAATGCTGCTGGTTGTAAAGCATACTCTTCCTCTTGGCTTAGATACCAGATGCTGACCTTGTTCTAGCGTTTAGTTTTAGGTGTCTAGTTAGTTTATTAAACCATGTGAAGATGTTTGGTTCATTTGACATTCATTTGAATACATTGTATAACTGTGCTCCTCTTTCTGGAGCACATGGTGAGCAGGAGAAATAGAGAGTTCTTGTACAGTTCTTCTGGTCCATGTTTGTCAGAGGATTAGCCAAAAGATAAAAAGTCCAGTTCATAGAGAGCATAGGCGTTGCCATGGTAAGCTGAAAATAAAACCctgtttccattttttttggAAGCCCATTTGAGTCGTGTTCTGTGTATAGcatatggatgatttttggttttGCTATTTATAGTTGTTGAATATCATTATCGTTAAATCCATTGTATTGAGGGTTCATATTCTTCTTTATGGTCTAAGAATTATGTTTCAAGGTTCTGAATCCTTGTTgagccaaaataaaaaataaaaaataaaaaaaataaaattctaacatAAGTTTTGTAGATCACGTATATATGAATTCCACTTTGTGGGACtcattgaaattatattataaatcattattattgtttttacatcaacaaattacaaaaccaatgaatttgaaaagataaaaaattcagtcataaaaaaatattaaagggataaaaaaaatatgttcattgcaatccacagtataacaatttaataaattgttaTTTGGAAGTAATGGATTGTTGTTTGGAAATATAACAGTGATTGCggtttaaaatacttttcatttaagaatatattaaaataatattttttttaatttttaaaatttatttttaataacactacatcaaaataatttaaaaatataaaaaaatatttttcaactttttttaaaaaatataatttcaatcatATTTCTAAAAACTGTATAAATATAGTTGTTGAATGTTTTCAGCAAGAGGCTTAGGTTTCAGCTGATGGCCATGATGGTTAAGACTAGAacgttgttattattattattattattattataatagaaAACACTAATCCATGTAGGAGATTTATTGTACAAAAATGCATTGTGGATCCCATTTGTGTATTCACTGCCCACAAatgtttttcatcctttttattttcacctttcgaggatcaaattaatataacccgtctataataacttttattttttcaatactcttttaaaatatatttctcttgaaaaaatataaaattaatatatttttttagtaattttaaatgattttgatgtgataatattaaaaataaaaattttaaaaatattatttcattttagtGCTTTTAAAAAACCTACATCACCATGCCATACACGCAATCAAACCGAAAtaaattttctcttcaaatCATTTTCTTCCAAACTGCTATACATCTAATAGCATCActcaaaaacctaaaaaaaaaacaacatattggaaggttttaaaaaattataattaatattgggAAATTCCACCAAACTACAGGGATTGAAATGGAATATATCTGAATCTATAGGAGCTAAAGTATAGTTTGCGcttaaaaaaaccacaaagaacAGGAACAAACCCTACTGTCAGTCTTCCTGCAGTTACTGACCGTTATCTTCATCTCCCAGCTCCCAGCCTCTCATTCTCGGTCGCCACAGGTAAAGCTCCAAACTTTGCAACCCCTTGTAACAAATTCTGCATCCCCCTCCCCTCACGCACAGAGAGAGAATTATCTATTGTAATATGAACACAACCCTTCACATGAACTTGTAAGTCAAGGCAAAACATAGCAtaaagttttgatctttttatgaaattcaCAGGTTcccttttgatattttgttcagAAAATGAAGAGAATGATAGCACTAGGATTTGAAGGTTCTGCAAACAAGATAGGAGTTGGGGTTGTTACATTAGATGGGACAATTTTATCAAACCCAAGACATACTTATATAACCCCACCTGGTCAAGGTTTTTTGCCAAGAGAAACAGCCCAGCATCATTTGCAGCATGTTTTACCACTTGTTAAGTCTGCTTTAGAGACCGCAAAGATAACCCCAGATGAAATCGATTGCCTTTGTTACACTAAAGGTC encodes:
- the LOC133670870 gene encoding protein FAR-RED ELONGATED HYPOCOTYL 3 → MDFIVDNDANGDIAGNVAVDIARARDENEIVENSVEGEFEQYDHKMDKESLAIDMIPDAVPAMSMVAADEPYMGQEFDSEASAHAFYNAYATRIGFVIRVSKLSRSRRDGSAIGRALVCNKEGFRMPDKREKIVRQRAETRVGCRAMILVRKVSSGKWVVTKFVKEHTHSLTPGKARRDCIYDQYPNEHDKIRELSQQLALEKKRAATYKRHLELIFEQIEEHNESLSKKIQHIVHSVRGMENKPQQSQT